One Primulina eburnea isolate SZY01 chromosome 4, ASM2296580v1, whole genome shotgun sequence genomic window, TCAAAATCTGTTTTATCTCTGGAAGATGATATCTCCTCGGAGATGAGCCTTCTAGCCTCGATGCACATAACCTCAAGCTCACTAGGTTCCTCCTCACTAGTGCGGAACTCCCTACTCATCATCTCCCCGATCTCAGCAAGACACAGCCCATTTGCAGCAGCTTCCTTGAGAAAAATTGTACAAAGGAATAAGACACGCAAACAAGCTTTTCGAATCATAGGGAGTTCATTCCGCAACATCTCTGAGTCACGAACAGGGTCAAGATCTTTTATGTACTCAAGTTCATAGTCAGAGAACGGGATTGATGCCTGAGGCCAATGAATCCACTCGAAATACGGATCTTCCAAACTCTCTGGCAAACTGAGGCCGTGATCAATGGGAATCAATTCCACTTGACCGAATCTTTCATCGTCATCAAGCTTCCTAACTAACAGATTACCTGCATGCCTATCTGTGTTAAGAATCCTAATGTCTAAAATGCCAATTCGATGCACAGCAGAAATGGGGAAACTTGAGGTTCCATGGTCACTAGCATCATAATCGTGTGGAATGAACTGTTGGAAGGATGCAATCTTGCTGACAAGATTCTTGTTTTGAGGCTTGTTTCCATTCACACCATCATTCACATTGAAGATGGAGTGAGTTATCTTGACCAGCGCCGTGGGTGGAACATTAGCAAAATGATCGTGATCGAGAAGATAAGCAGCCACTTCTCTGAACCCTGTTTCCCCAACCCTAACTGAGCGTTTTAAGCCAGGTTGACCTAGAACTTTGCCAACAAAGCCTTTTGGATTGTTAGGCGCGAATGGTTCCTCGTCTGTGGGCTTCACAATGGCAACACTCTCACCTCTGCTGTTTCTGAAATAATAAGCTCCTCCAAGCCCACTATGAAcagggactggatcaactccattgtTGATTGCCTTGATGATTTTCTTAACAAGTTGTTTTGTCTTGGCAAAACGCTTCGAATGCCCCAATATCTCTATTGGCCCACTCTGATCTCTCTGTTGGACGTTGCTACCAGTGGGTGACAAACATGGAGTTGAAGAGCTTCGGTGGAGTAAATTCCTTGTCAGCAGGAGAGCGGAATCATTACGAATGGAACTCAGATCATTCTTCAGCACCTTATCGCCAAAAGTCAAGGAACTCTCCTCAATGGGAAAATTTATGGCAACCTGTAACCTCCTCTTCAGTGTATGAGCATTGTCGCTCCGGTCCAACTCCATACCTAGCACACAACCTGCTTCTGTCTGCACAAAAACACGTCTCCTTCCGGTTGGTTTCCTTTCCATCCTATTGGATCCGTTATAATCCCCACTACCAAGTGGATTTGTGAAAAAAGTAACAGCCATCTGAGTCTTAACAGGGCTATCCAAATTAAGAGACATAAAAGGACAGCAAAACTGAAAATGATTCTTCTCAAAGCCGGCAACCAAGATGTTGACAGGAACAGAGCTCCCTCTCTCAATGGTATCGAAATATTAAAAAAGTAACCGGAAAAAATTTTGCATAAGAAACAATCATGGATCCATTGCCATTTGCCAAGATCTGAGCTGCCACCCTTCACAAATTCTGCAATCACAATCAAGCGTTTGACCACAATCTCGAATGGAGTAACAAGAAAATCAAATAAACTAAAATAGAGGAAAGTACATTCAAAGAAAAACGCACTcaaaagagagagaaaaaggCATCAAGAATCATTCAAGATTTGTTGCAAACAGCTGATTCGCCAAAACCTGAGCTCAATTCCAGAAAAAATCCCACGATATAATCACAAgaacaacaaaatataaacattgAATACATAGATTTCTTGAATCACCTTTTCCAAGAAAATAAATTCTAAACACCTTATTGAGCAAGGAAACACCAACTGCTCAACTATTTAACATCATACGAAAATAAATGCGAGGCAACAATAAATTCTTTCTAACAAAAACGCAAATCAGCTGATACACGCAATAACCACGAAATCGACTGATTAAGAAAAAGAATCAACTTCACACTCCACACATCACTCATTATCATTAAATACACTCGCCTCACTCACATCTTAACAACAACTAAAAACTTAATACCATCAAGAAACTTTCCGATGCAGAACAAAATGATACCattacacaacaacaaaaaaaccaCGAAAAAACAAATTATACCATGAAATGGGAAAATCAACTCACTAGAACAACAGATCTGAACAAATCTTGAGACTGTTTCCCAGTTTTCCCGCTCACCGGAGAAAACCGTACATAAAAACAAAATGCACGGAAATTCCGAACAACCAACGCTCGGATATCAAGCGACCAGAAGGTTCAACGGCTAATCAAAGCTACCAGAAACCCTGTCTTGCTCCGTGCTTCCTCTCTCTGTATCTCTGTTTATTAACACTACACAAGCCTATGCGATTGAAAAAACTTATTCTCCAGTAGATGTAATTAGGTATTTAATTAGTTTtacattatttgaaaataaaaaaaaaatgtgtgtAATGTAAGTTGTAACAGTTTATTTATATGGATTATTCGATAATAATATATGTACATATGAAATTTtttgaaggatttaagatgtcgCACAAAGTTCAAAGTCCAGAGAATATttcggtcgaatgtggtataatcggtTAAATGAATACTTAATGAAAAAGTGACATTTGAACAATTCAATAtgttgtgttttcattaagaaaaaacATCCGGGTACAtaattattgttgtatatgTTGACGATGTAAACGttattggaacgaataaggaataAGAAAATTCAATAAGTTGTGTAGGGAAGAATTTTAAATCAATGACTTTGGAAATACAAAATATTGTCTGGGTTTGCAAATTGAACGAAAAATATGTGAAATATTTGTTCTATCAGTcgaattatacagaaaagatccttaaacgttttaaaatagataaatcaaatcatttaagTCCATTCCATTCATGTAAAGATGATGAAGTTATTCTTGGTTCAGAAGTATCATATCTAAGTGCTATTGATGCGCTTATGTATCTTGCAAATTGTACAAGatatgatatatcttttgctatAAATTTATTGACAAAATTTAGCTCATATCCAATAAAGAGACACttgaacggaattaaacatatattatgttatctacgaagaacgacggacttgggacttttgtattaaaaatatatcaatcaAAGCATAGATACTGATGCTAAGtatttatctgatccacacaaggcacgttcccaaaccggatatgtatttactcgtggacgcactgcaatttcttgtcgtttacaaaaacaaacactcgtaacaacttcatcaaatcacgccgagattattgcaTTACATTAAGTAAGTCGTGAATGCGTGTGGCTAAAATCATTGATCGAACGTATCCAAATCttatgcggattatcattcgacaagAAGTCTGTgacactatatgaagataatgttgTATACATTACTCAAATGAAATaatgatacataaaaagcgacggAACTAAACATATTACTCCTAAGTTCTTCGTATTCACCCAAGAGCCTGAGAAGAATAAAGAAATTGATATTCTCCACATTCagtcaagtgaaaactcatcagatttCTTAACAAAGACACTTCCTACGAAAAAATTCAGAAAGCATATATAATATCATGACGTGCAATCtatgaaatttgtgaagaatcgtTCGTGTTAACATGATAGGGAGTTAAATGACTGCACTCATTTTCCCTTTCTATAATTTTTATCCCATTGAGTTTTTCCTAATAAGGGTGTTAACGAAGCAGTATAAAAACatgtaatgaagacaatcattgtatcatgatcatcatcacaaggagagtgttgaaaataagagttttagTTGAAAATCAATGTGTGATGCTATATGTAATAATGTatttattcttggattattCCCAAAGCAATTCtctcaatttgtgaagaaaaacatAATTAAGTTGACAAAATTTTACAAAGTgtgtagtttaatatattttatgagtttgagatttttacttttttaccctaaatttttacttttaacataaattgatttttttgcATATAAATTAATGATAATATTTTTTGGAACTAAATAAAATAAGGTTAATTCCGCATTGAAgccaaaaaaaaacaaattatgacaccaaaatattttcatataagAGCATCAATTTGAAAATATAGATATCTCGAAGAATGTGGAGCTTGAGGTGGAGTCTATAACATAATACTCAAAAgataaataaaacatataccACAAACAATTGAGGAATATGATCCTTTGCAGGATTATCAATTGGCTAGAGACGAGAGAAAGAGAAAAAATGTGAAAACTCCTCAAAGATATAGTTGTTATGCCGATCTAGTCTCTTATGCACCAAGTATTGCTGCAAGCATTACTCTTGATGAACCACAAACATACCAAGGGGCAATTGCTAGCAAGGATCCTCCTGAATGGATTAAGGCAGTGACCGAGGAGATTGAATCACTTGACAAAAA contains:
- the LOC140830575 gene encoding phosphatidylinositol 4-kinase gamma 5-like, which produces MSLNLDSPVKTQMAVTFFTNPLGSGDYNGSNRMERKPTGRRRVFVQTEAGCVLGMELDRSDNAHTLKRRLQVAINFPIEESSLTFGDKVLKNDLSSIRNDSALLLTRNLLHRSSSTPCLSPTGSNVQQRDQSGPIEILGHSKRFAKTKQLVKKIIKAINNGVDPVPVHSGLGGAYYFRNSRGESVAIVKPTDEEPFAPNNPKGFVGKVLGQPGLKRSVRVGETGFREVAAYLLDHDHFANVPPTALVKITHSIFNVNDGVNGNKPQNKNLVSKIASFQQFIPHDYDASDHGTSSFPISAVHRIGILDIRILNTDRHAGNLLVRKLDDDERFGQVELIPIDHGLSLPESLEDPYFEWIHWPQASIPFSDYELEYIKDLDPVRDSEMLRNELPMIRKACLRVLFLCTIFLKEAAANGLCLAEIGEMMSREFRTSEEEPSELEVMCIEARRLISEEISSSRDKTDFDQFQFDLDCEDGGYEFTQKLGSENFVAGNPFHFGFGSFNLRAPLSKLEESIEEENEGEDEEQSFINAPLLSNNPSISKLSMSLKNISLVNKNQKFPKLPGSKPDYSYSLSSLSCHRSANEQLPASVNFVKLADMTDEEWGLFLEKFQELLHPAFAQKKPVTLYQHQRQRLGTSCRF